A region of Thermovirga sp. DNA encodes the following proteins:
- a CDS encoding 50S ribosomal protein L1, with protein DKFGIIHNSFGKAGFPFENLYENGKALLRAIVRARPPATKGQYIKSLAVTSTMGASFRIDPNAAVKELATE; from the coding sequence GACAAGTTCGGCATCATCCATAACTCCTTCGGCAAGGCGGGATTTCCCTTTGAAAACCTGTACGAAAACGGCAAGGCCCTCCTGAGAGCCATCGTCAGGGCAAGGCCGCCCGCGACCAAGGGGCAGTACATCAAGAGCCTGGCCGTGACTTCGACCATGGGGGCGTCCTTCAGGATCGACCCCAACGCGGCCGTTAAAGAACTGGCCACGGAATAG